Proteins encoded within one genomic window of Pseudomonas cannabina:
- a CDS encoding Imm43 family immunity protein, which yields MHYTLAYRKEKNCPIFIDGVIHETFVPGAYNKGMTQDWHYADPGEPKATLPKNLVLITKDKQFEFDLRTSFEGHIVSDRFWSVIKTLNIGRWEVAKLDIVSPKGAPMEQGAYYFIRQQMSELVPASVIDIEKSSITYRKTGEIKSVESLTLTSEATLDFFEIDETTLLDIVFLSPAAAELLNQQGLKGVEIVSTEKLGRR from the coding sequence ATGCACTATACACTTGCTTACAGGAAAGAAAAAAACTGCCCAATTTTTATTGATGGTGTTATTCATGAGACCTTTGTTCCTGGAGCGTACAACAAAGGAATGACTCAGGACTGGCATTACGCGGATCCTGGAGAGCCTAAAGCAACATTACCAAAAAACCTTGTACTTATCACTAAAGACAAGCAATTTGAATTTGACTTACGAACTAGTTTCGAAGGCCATATTGTAAGCGACCGCTTTTGGTCTGTGATAAAAACACTGAATATCGGCCGTTGGGAGGTAGCAAAGCTTGATATCGTTTCCCCAAAAGGAGCGCCTATGGAGCAAGGAGCATATTATTTCATTCGCCAACAAATGTCAGAGCTAGTGCCTGCCAGCGTGATCGACATTGAAAAGTCATCCATCACGTACAGAAAAACAGGAGAAATCAAAAGCGTTGAGAGTCTCACTCTTACAAGCGAAGCTACTCTGGACTTTTTTGAAATTGACGAAACGACTTTACTGGATATAGTTTTTCTTTCACCCGCCGCAGCCGAATTGCTCAATCAACAGGGATTAAAAGGAGTCGAAATCGTAAGTACTGAAAAGCTAGGGAGACGCTGA
- a CDS encoding aldo/keto reductase has translation MNYRTLGQSGLKVSTLTLGSMMFGEQTAEDESVRIIDKARDQGINFIDTADVYNGGRSEEIVGRAIAAQRSDWVLATKVAIGPAEGLPNRAGLNRKHIFNAIENSLRRLDTDYLDIYYLHKEDHDTPLEVTVSAIGDLIRQGKIRYWGVSNFRGWRIAEIVNVAQRLGVDKPVISQPLYNIVNRQAEVEQITAAAHYGLGVVPYSPLARGVLSGKYAPDIAPDSESRAGRQDKRLLETEWRMESLRIAQRIQAYVQDKGVGIVEFAIAWVLNNKAVTSAIVGPRTEQQWDSYTKALQVNVTAEDEAFIDSLVTPGHASTPGFNDVQHFVSGRLLR, from the coding sequence ATGAATTATCGAACCCTCGGCCAGTCCGGCCTCAAGGTTTCCACTCTGACCCTCGGCTCGATGATGTTCGGCGAGCAGACCGCTGAAGATGAATCAGTGCGCATCATCGACAAGGCCAGAGATCAGGGCATCAATTTCATCGACACGGCGGATGTCTACAACGGCGGGCGCTCGGAAGAAATCGTCGGCCGGGCCATCGCGGCACAGCGCAGTGACTGGGTGCTGGCCACCAAAGTCGCCATCGGCCCGGCAGAGGGTTTGCCCAACCGGGCAGGTCTGAACCGCAAGCACATCTTCAATGCCATCGAGAACAGCCTGCGGCGGCTGGATACCGATTATCTGGATATTTATTACCTGCACAAGGAAGATCACGATACGCCGCTGGAGGTGACCGTCTCGGCGATTGGCGATCTGATCCGTCAGGGCAAGATCCGCTACTGGGGCGTGTCCAACTTTCGCGGCTGGCGGATCGCTGAAATCGTCAACGTCGCGCAGCGCCTGGGCGTCGACAAACCGGTTATCAGCCAGCCGCTGTACAACATCGTCAACCGCCAGGCTGAAGTCGAGCAGATCACGGCGGCCGCGCATTATGGCCTCGGTGTCGTGCCTTACAGCCCGCTCGCACGCGGCGTGCTCAGCGGCAAATATGCTCCGGATATCGCCCCAGACAGCGAGAGCCGCGCCGGACGTCAGGACAAGCGACTGCTGGAAACCGAATGGCGCATGGAATCGTTGCGTATCGCCCAGCGAATTCAGGCGTACGTGCAGGACAAAGGGGTCGGCATCGTCGAGTTCGCAATTGCCTGGGTTCTCAACAACAAGGCGGTAACGTCAGCCATCGTCGGGCCGAGAACCGAGCAGCAGTGGGACAGCTACACCAAGGCACTCCAGGTCAATGTGACGGCTGAGGACGAGGCGTTCATCGACTCACTGGTAACGCCCGGGCATGCATCGACGCCTGGCTTCAATGATGTTCAGCATTTCGTCTCGGGCCGTCTGCTTCGCTGA
- a CDS encoding IS5 family transposase: MQKTFSELEYTGKKKQTRRDRFLADLEQLVPWALLEAQVAPFYSNTAGKRGRPAIGVSRMLRMYVVQQCFGFSDEGCEDAVYDSQAIRGFMGIDLGRESAPDATTLLRFRRLLEVHQLTRLLFETINQHLASRGLLLKEGTIVDATLIAAPPSVKNREGKRDPEMHQARKGNQWHFGMKAHIGVDATSGLVHSVVGTAANVADVTQVGQLLHGDETYVSGDAGYTGAAKRPEHAERDVIWSIAERPSSYKQHGEGSVLYRVKRKIEYAKAQLRAKVEHPFQVIKVRFNHRKVRYRGLEKNTAQLFSLFGLANLMLAKRYLQQTAG, encoded by the coding sequence GTGCAGAAGACCTTCTCCGAACTCGAATATACCGGCAAGAAAAAGCAGACTCGCCGAGATCGCTTCCTGGCTGACCTTGAACAGTTGGTGCCCTGGGCCCTGCTGGAGGCGCAAGTGGCGCCGTTTTATAGCAACACCGCAGGCAAGCGCGGACGCCCTGCGATAGGGGTGTCGCGCATGTTGCGCATGTACGTCGTGCAGCAGTGTTTCGGTTTCTCCGATGAAGGTTGCGAAGATGCCGTCTACGACAGCCAGGCCATCCGCGGTTTTATGGGTATCGACCTGGGTCGCGAGTCTGCACCGGATGCCACCACCTTGCTGCGTTTTCGCCGCTTGCTGGAAGTCCATCAGCTAACCCGGCTGCTGTTTGAAACGATTAACCAGCATCTGGCCAGCCGGGGGCTGCTGCTCAAGGAAGGCACTATCGTCGACGCTACTCTGATCGCCGCGCCGCCCTCGGTCAAGAACCGAGAAGGCAAGCGTGATCCTGAGATGCATCAGGCCAGGAAAGGCAATCAATGGCACTTTGGGATGAAGGCCCACATTGGTGTAGACGCCACGTCGGGGCTGGTGCACAGCGTAGTAGGGACGGCCGCTAACGTGGCGGATGTCACCCAGGTTGGCCAGTTGCTTCACGGTGACGAAACCTATGTTTCGGGTGACGCTGGATACACCGGTGCGGCCAAGCGACCGGAGCATGCTGAACGGGACGTTATCTGGTCGATTGCAGAACGGCCAAGCAGTTACAAGCAGCACGGCGAAGGCAGCGTGCTGTATCGGGTCAAGCGCAAAATTGAATATGCCAAGGCGCAACTGCGTGCCAAGGTCGAGCACCCCTTCCAGGTAATCAAGGTGCGCTTCAATCATCGCAAGGTTCGCTACCGTGGGCTGGAAAAGAATACAGCGCAGTTGTTCAGTTTGTTTGGGTTGGCCAATCTGATGCTGGCCAAGCGGTATTTACAACAGACGGCAGGATAA
- a CDS encoding mechanosensitive ion channel family protein yields MDALNVINIGTDRINSLLNIVLQYGVAIVLKLVIAALLWIVGRWLIGVVVRMAQRSLTRQRFDPTVLRYVGSFITVTLNIVLVIAILSYCGIETTSFGALLAAVALAIGMAWSGLLSNLAAGGFIIVLRPFKVGDVISAAGVTGTVVEIGLFVTSVNTADNVLSLVGNNKIFADTIINFSSNDFRSVELTATLPATADEQTIIPRLKEQVARLPNVLISPPVDVHLSSTTADSITLSVRPYCHNDHYDSVHRQTLAVIRALMLHMA; encoded by the coding sequence ATGGATGCGCTGAATGTTATCAACATTGGCACTGACCGAATCAATTCGTTGCTCAACATTGTTCTGCAGTACGGGGTCGCGATTGTCCTGAAGCTTGTCATCGCTGCGTTGCTGTGGATCGTGGGGCGCTGGCTGATCGGTGTTGTGGTGAGGATGGCGCAACGCTCGCTGACGCGGCAGCGGTTCGATCCGACGGTGTTGCGCTATGTGGGCTCGTTCATCACGGTGACGCTGAATATCGTTCTGGTGATCGCCATTCTCAGCTACTGCGGTATCGAGACCACCAGTTTCGGGGCGTTGCTGGCGGCTGTTGCGCTGGCGATCGGCATGGCGTGGTCGGGGTTGCTGTCCAACCTGGCGGCGGGCGGCTTTATCATCGTGCTGCGGCCGTTCAAGGTCGGCGATGTGATCTCGGCAGCGGGTGTGACAGGGACCGTGGTGGAAATCGGGCTATTCGTGACGTCGGTCAACACGGCGGACAACGTGTTGAGCCTGGTGGGTAACAACAAGATCTTCGCTGATACGATCATCAACTTCTCCAGCAATGACTTCCGTAGCGTAGAACTGACCGCAACGCTGCCCGCCACGGCGGACGAACAGACGATCATCCCGCGCCTCAAGGAACAGGTCGCCCGCCTGCCCAATGTGCTGATCAGCCCTCCGGTCGATGTGCATCTGTCATCTACGACGGCCGACTCCATCACCCTGTCCGTGCGGCCTTATTGCCACAACGACCATTATGATTCGGTGCACCGTCAGACGCTGGCCGTGATCCGGGCGTTGATGCTGCACATGGCCTGA
- a CDS encoding HAD-IA family hydrolase — protein MSEQHNERGPIKAVIFDMDGLLLDTEGVYTEVTHLIASRHGRTFDWSIKQHTIGRGARDFSDYVIKALELPMSIDEFLEIREPMLDERFPKAPAMPGAEALVRHLAAHNIPIAVGTSSSVHYFEAKTTLHRAWFELFDTVVTADDPEVGAAKPAPDIFLVAARRLGVSPADCLVFEDSPFGVTAAKAAGMYAVAVPDSHMPVEQYKHADLLLASLADFPLKAWGLPEPD, from the coding sequence ATGAGCGAACAGCACAACGAACGAGGCCCTATCAAGGCCGTCATTTTCGATATGGACGGTCTGTTGCTGGACACCGAGGGTGTCTACACGGAAGTCACGCATCTGATTGCCAGCCGTCACGGGCGCACCTTCGACTGGTCGATCAAGCAGCACACCATTGGCCGCGGCGCCCGGGACTTCTCGGATTACGTGATCAAGGCGCTTGAACTGCCGATGTCGATCGACGAGTTTCTCGAAATTCGTGAGCCGATGCTCGACGAGCGTTTCCCTAAAGCGCCGGCAATGCCCGGAGCCGAAGCGCTGGTCCGCCATCTGGCCGCCCACAATATCCCGATCGCGGTGGGCACCAGTTCTTCGGTGCATTACTTCGAGGCCAAGACGACGCTGCACCGGGCATGGTTCGAGCTGTTCGATACCGTCGTGACGGCCGACGACCCGGAAGTCGGCGCTGCCAAGCCGGCTCCGGACATTTTCCTGGTCGCCGCCCGCCGCCTTGGTGTCTCGCCAGCGGACTGCCTGGTCTTCGAAGATTCGCCGTTTGGCGTGACCGCCGCCAAGGCTGCCGGGATGTACGCCGTGGCTGTGCCGGATTCGCACATGCCGGTCGAGCAATACAAACATGCCGACCTGCTGCTCGCCTCGCTGGCCGACTTCCCGCTCAAGGCGTGGGGGCTGCCTGAACCCGATTGA
- a CDS encoding GntR family transcriptional regulator, which yields MRKSDREAFLGSVLGTEQPPAHLARAVIEEKLRNAIIDGSLPSGTALRQQELATLFGVSRMPVREALRQLEAQSLLRVETHKGAVVAPLITEDAVDAYALRILLESEALRMSIPLLDEQDLATAASCIKQLEVETDFTQIGRLNRMFHLSLYAKARNKRLMRLVEEGLNEEERFLRFNLSDMGLGKLSQDDHWELLRLAEQKAVEPCVEALKLHLNRGVQAVTHYLSNKKANDTRQKRPRKKEPV from the coding sequence ATGCGTAAATCAGATAGAGAAGCCTTTCTGGGCTCGGTACTGGGCACTGAACAGCCTCCGGCGCATCTTGCCCGGGCTGTGATTGAAGAAAAACTGCGCAACGCCATTATCGATGGCAGCCTGCCAAGCGGTACCGCCTTGCGCCAGCAGGAACTGGCAACGCTGTTCGGCGTCAGCCGCATGCCGGTGCGTGAGGCCCTGCGCCAGCTTGAAGCGCAGTCTCTGCTGCGCGTCGAGACGCACAAGGGCGCGGTCGTGGCGCCACTCATTACCGAAGACGCTGTGGATGCCTACGCGCTGCGGATTCTGCTGGAATCCGAAGCATTGCGCATGTCGATTCCTCTGCTGGACGAGCAGGATCTGGCGACGGCTGCCAGCTGTATCAAGCAGCTTGAAGTCGAAACCGATTTTACGCAGATCGGCCGGCTCAACCGGATGTTCCACCTGTCGCTGTACGCCAAGGCACGCAACAAACGGCTGATGCGTCTGGTTGAAGAAGGCTTGAACGAAGAAGAACGCTTTTTACGGTTCAACCTGTCCGACATGGGCCTGGGCAAGCTTTCTCAGGATGACCACTGGGAGCTGCTGCGGCTGGCCGAGCAGAAGGCCGTCGAGCCGTGTGTCGAAGCCCTCAAGCTGCACCTTAACCGCGGCGTTCAGGCAGTCACGCACTACCTGAGCAACAAAAAAGCCAACGACACGCGACAGAAACGCCCGCGCAA
- a CDS encoding YdgA family protein codes for MNKAAGIAVGVIVVAGVLVTAGAWYTGTKLEGALNDSISNANQELAKSFKGGETSVTLKLVSLDKHFFSSTAHYSVDIQNLADSTQNSQFLLVDQIEHGPIPLSRLKTLNLLPVMALSNFQLEKSPSSEKWFAMSKDVTPLKGQASIGYNRATKGWLQMAPLEMTDVDGTFKFSGLDLKTDLSADAEKYSAVGNMDNLQLNVASPDGPVNVEIKGMTFDTGGTKGKSGFYLGHTNLKAQGFNFQVVGKPQVQIKDLAAVNLTQEDAGNLAAQVSYDAGIIAYGGKDVGAAHMGFKFANVDAAASQALGQFYQDKILPQQQAAAAQKQPFRLELSPADQELMNTQLKKLFAAKPHVELEKLSLKTSNGESHVRIAVDLADPGPLDQPANALVLKALGEINAKVVLSKPMIRDLATQQAIREGQTDLKVIAEQAKAASDMASVMAEMMQLAKVDGDNIVSDLHYANDMVDFNGQKMTVQQFMSNILGRIGALGQQ; via the coding sequence ATGAATAAAGCAGCAGGTATAGCGGTTGGCGTTATCGTCGTGGCGGGCGTATTGGTCACGGCGGGTGCCTGGTACACCGGCACTAAACTGGAGGGCGCGCTGAACGATTCGATCAGCAACGCGAATCAGGAACTCGCCAAATCGTTCAAGGGCGGTGAAACCAGCGTGACGCTGAAACTGGTCTCGCTGGACAAGCATTTTTTCAGCAGCACCGCGCATTACAGCGTCGACATCCAGAACCTCGCGGACAGCACGCAGAACAGCCAGTTTCTGCTGGTCGATCAGATCGAACACGGTCCGATCCCGTTGTCCCGCCTGAAAACCCTGAACCTGTTGCCGGTCATGGCCCTGAGCAATTTCCAGCTGGAAAAGAGCCCGAGTTCCGAAAAGTGGTTTGCCATGAGCAAAGACGTCACGCCACTCAAAGGGCAGGCCAGCATCGGTTACAACCGCGCCACCAAAGGCTGGCTGCAGATGGCACCGCTGGAAATGACCGACGTGGACGGCACGTTCAAGTTCTCTGGTCTTGATCTGAAAACCGACCTGTCAGCCGACGCCGAGAAATACAGCGCTGTCGGTAACATGGATAACCTGCAGCTCAACGTCGCTTCGCCGGACGGTCCGGTCAACGTCGAAATCAAAGGCATGACCTTTGACACCGGCGGCACCAAGGGCAAGTCCGGTTTCTATCTGGGGCATACCAACCTCAAAGCCCAAGGCTTCAACTTTCAGGTGGTTGGCAAGCCACAGGTGCAGATCAAGGATCTGGCCGCCGTCAACCTGACTCAGGAAGACGCGGGCAATCTGGCTGCTCAGGTCAGCTACGATGCCGGAATAATTGCCTACGGCGGCAAGGACGTCGGTGCCGCCCACATGGGCTTCAAATTCGCCAACGTCGACGCTGCGGCCAGCCAGGCGCTGGGCCAGTTCTATCAAGACAAGATCCTGCCACAGCAGCAAGCGGCAGCGGCGCAGAAGCAGCCTTTCCGACTGGAACTGAGCCCGGCCGATCAGGAACTGATGAACACCCAGTTGAAAAAGCTCTTCGCGGCCAAACCGCATGTCGAGCTGGAAAAACTGTCGCTCAAAACCAGCAACGGTGAGAGCCATGTGCGCATTGCCGTAGACCTGGCTGATCCAGGCCCGCTCGATCAACCCGCCAATGCCTTGGTGCTGAAAGCGCTGGGCGAGATCAACGCCAAGGTTGTTCTCTCCAAACCGATGATCCGCGATCTCGCCACTCAGCAGGCCATCCGTGAAGGTCAGACCGACCTCAAGGTGATTGCAGAGCAGGCCAAGGCTGCCAGCGACATGGCCAGCGTCATGGCCGAGATGATGCAGCTGGCCAAAGTGGATGGCGACAACATCGTTTCCGATCTGCACTACGCCAATGACATGGTCGATTTCAACGGCCAGAAGATGACTGTTCAACAGTTCATGAGCAACATTCTGGGCCGAATCGGCGCGCTGGGTCAGCAGTAA